The genomic region catgcactaGATCCCATTTGCACAGAGCACCGCCCATTTCTATTTGAGCAAAGGTGGGCATATACATTGTAATTGacacgcatgtgcgtaaagtgtcgtcccagattagcctgtacagtctgcacaggctaatcagggacaacactttccgcctaaatttgatttttgctaagaagagactttatttaaattaaaaatgtcataaaagcgaaaagtgtcgtcccagattaatctgtgtggactgcacaggctcatctaggacgacactttacgcacatgcattatgaccagttttctcagaacgctactcatttatacaaacatttttgtcaGTTGGAAAACAAAAAACTTTCATTTATACTAGCTATCAAACCGTGCGTTAAGTTATTTACAATATAGTTGAAGGTAACGTACGTAGTGTGGGTTTTTTGTGATCAGAGAGTTGACGGTCTCGGTGTCCCCGGCGGCAATACTGTTCATCAGCACCACCATCTTCTGGTCTTCCGGTAAGTCACTCATGTCGCCACCTGTTTCTGAGAAACAAATGcgatttagtttagtttaaaactattaATTTATGCCTTATTGCGTTGAATAAATTGTGCTTACAGCGAACACTCGAGTCCGTTTCCCTGGACGACCCAGAACTGGATGTATTTGAATAGATCTTGAGAAAAAACAAACGAGTAAGGATCAATCCCACTACCTTTCGGGGCTCAAGACGGACACAATAGGAATACTTAATTGCTAACATGCCACGTTTCTCcactattgtaaaaaaaaacaagttgtttCGAGaccaaatttgacttttgacacTTAACTATGACATTAACCTTTGTGGTGGGGGGAGGGTGTGGGCAGAGGAAAAACGCGACACCCCACCTTCTCATGGTGATCATTcattgcaatttattttaacccatttatgctgtgtggactcttccatccttctaaattggatcaataaatttccaaaattagggatgtctagtatatttatgtctatatttagaatatttcttacagaaattccttttagcaaacagcgcagccccagacgagacgccgcatcatgtggcgtctcatctgggtctacgctgtttgccaaggcctttttttctagacgctaggcataaatgggttaaaattgcaCAATGAATGGCAATGTTACTGTCCGAGTAAGTGCTTTGGAGCAAAATTTGACCTGCACATGTCACTAGTACACGTCATCGGACATGGTTTACAATTGTGCCAAGTTAATTTGAAAAACATCAATATATCACAAACTTATGGTTGAGAAAACGTTCCCAAGCAACTTGATGATCAAGTTTGACCTATGACCTGTAAGTGTCACCTTGACCTATGAGGTTTGGAGACGGATGTTACATGCGACGCGTCGTCTTAGATTGTTTTAGATTTGTGCCTAGTTGTtgtaaaatccatcaatatatggcatAGCTATGGGCGATACCAGAATGTTCACATGGACATCCATATACCCATAAAGATGTACAGACGAACAGAGCGACTGATATATGCCGTTTTCATTGAAGGGgtgaataaaacacaaacataacaaaGTATTAATACACACACTACTTACTTTGCATGTAAAGAGAAGAAGATTTCTCGAGTATATCTGCGATtgatattatttcaaattaaatatacaCTTCTTTGATCGGCATAACGACGTCATTGTCTCTTTAAGGGTTAAATATATCCGGATAATGCGTAAATAAAAATTACTGAAGCCACAACGCCAAATAAGGCAATCACCTGGGAACCTGTATGGCTTATCGGCTCACAAAAATGCGTATGGGTAATTATTGACATTCTAAGGACTAAATAGGAAACCTTGTTTGAGAGATGTCTCGGAGTCGATGTCACTACATGGGGTGAGCGCCTCTGGGTTGAGAGTCCAGGTGTTGTCGCCGTCAAATGCCACCACGACGTCACCGTCCTCGTCTACCTCCTCAACCGTACCCACCTGCCCTACCACCTGGAGGAACACACACACTACTAAGTAATAAGACATTAGGTTCTTCCACCGTACCCACCTTCCCCACCACCTGGGGAAACACACGCAACATTTAACACTTAATACTAAGACATTATATTCCTCTACCGTACCCTCCTGTCCTACCACCTCCAGGAACACACGCAACACTTAATACTAAGACATTATATTCCTCCACCGTACCCACCTGGCCAACCCGCTGGATATTCCTCAACCGTACCCACCTGCCCAACCAGCTGGAGGAAGACACGCAATACTTAGTACTAACACATAATGTTCCCCCACCGTACCCACCTGCCCAACCACCGACCTGAGAAAACACTCGCAATACTTATCACTGATATATTATGTTCCTCCACCGTACCCACTTGCCCTACTAACTGTAGGAACACACATAACAgcgttttgtttttattgcaaaattgGGTACCGTAACATCaccaattggaaaaaaaacgcTAAAACCTCTGatattgggaaaattcgcgtcgtgaaatcttcagattgggaatgATGGGTCTTTTTGATCGATTGTTACTTATTAACACAAACCCAacttaatattcttttacaagcctttttgttgaaattttcagTTTCAATGCGCATTTATTGTCATTTGCAAATATTGTGCTTTTAGAACGAAATTGATTCCATTATCCTTCGTTCTATGAATGTTTTGGTCGGCAATTGAGAATTTTGTGTTTTTCCCCTTGATTGGGAAAGTGCCTTTTACGGGTATTATATTAACAAGGAAAAAATCCCTGTGCATTACTTTATACTCAGAATTATGTCCGAtgtacaatataattatacagttGTATAGTTGTTAAGTGAACTGTGAAGATGCCCCATTAACGATATTTACAACACCAAACTGTCAACACGTcccattaataaaaaataatttgaggGCATGAAACAGCTTAGCTCTCCCtttaattgatataaaataaaacatttatggCTTAATTGTGCGGTGTCATATTCTACCTTCTCCATCATTTCGTTCCAGCCACAGCTCTCGTTCTGCAACATCTTGAGGTTCTGCAGGTTGTTGGTGACCCTCGCCTTCTCTCCTGCAGTGAACGTGTGGACCTGCAAGGACACAAACACATCCAATAAACCTccaccacttagataggtattttgacgtatttgtagcccctttgaaagttaaatttaattaacccattttaTGCCTAGaagactttcccatccttctaaattgtatcaatttatttccaaaattaggaatgtctagtttatgtatttctatatttagaatatttcttacagaaattcatttaagcaaacagagcagacccagatgagacgccgcatcatgcggcgtctcaactgggtctacgctgtttgccaatgccttttttctggacgctaggcataaatgggttaaagacatttcttactagattcaagttttacaagcttcatttccaacccttagtcactgatgagcaacaaacagcataaaacctgaacagactgcgagttactcgcagactgttatggttttatgctggttgctaaAACCctttccactttgcttcttatgggggaaagggctAAGGTATGTCTTTATCTCAGAAGGCAGACTAAGTTAGACCAAATTTCTAAATTGACATCAACTATTCGGACCCCTCGGTGCGGATGCAAGTGCTTCTGCTATTATCCCCCTTGCCAGGCAAATGACAAGCTAGATCAAAGTCTCCATTAGACCTAACTGTTTGGATTCCTCGGTTTCGGACCTGATGTACTTCCTTAAGCTCCTTTGAAAGACTAAGACATAGGTAGACTTATTCTATATTTGCCCCAAGACTCCCAAATACTGGATATTTATATCGACgctcgttttttttatttcagtggTTCTTCATTTTCTGGATTGGTAGACAAAGATAAAGGTAGACCAAATTATAAAATGGCCCCAACTATTTGTAACCACCGGTGTTTATCGTAGTTTCTTATTGTGAATTTGATGGATTTAATGGATTTAATAATTTTTTCGCGATTGCATCGTCATTTACCATAGCCTATATAAGGGTAATAAGATGGCTTATGGGGTACGGTACAATACCAGAGAGGAGCCTGGGTTTTAAAGTGCTtggtgtgtagtaactagcataAGTGTGCCTCGATATTACGTCACATGACAAATGACTGACCACGTGCCACAGTTTACAGTTTGCAGCAAATGGCTGGAATAATAACAAAGTTCATCGGCAAATTTCTGAGACACAGTGTTTTGACAAAAAGGTTGACGCGAAAGCATGTTTACGGTCATGAATATATCACATGAAATTACTTTAACATTAATGTTCTTTTCTATCAAACTCTCAAGTTTTATCGTTAATTTTCTCTGATACAATGATGATCGTCAATATCATATCATTAGTACGCCAGTTATAGGACTGCGCGAGAACTTTGCAAATGTTACCTTTGTAAAAACGGACTCATCGAAGGCCCATTTTCCCGCCATGTCAAAATCCACCGTGACGTCGGAGTTACGCACCAAGATGACCGATCCTGTCCGACCAATACACTACAAGGTATGTCGCTCATGTTACGTCATGTCATCGGGTGCACATAATACTATTCCTCAATCTAGATGGGGCAACAGGGCTTGATTCCAATATTCAAATACACAACAAGGACTTATAAAGTAAGATATCAATGCATGGTACTAAATGGTACATTGAATTTTTTCACTGCCTTGTTGATGCGAAAATTGAACATGGATTTGCGAATGTAGAGGCAAGTGTTCCAACCACTTCGCTTGTCGGACAGCCCACATAATAGCGGGCTGTTACCAGCTGCAACTCAAGCAGGGCACTCAACCATCGCTAAGGCAGCTGCGAGAAAGATGGCtggtaaacaaaaaaatatgagtGAAATATCTCCTGCAGGGCTCATACATTCCTTAAAATTAGACATTTGCCCAAAATGATCCTCGCTTTTGGAAGATGGGGTTTTATGAATGCAAAttcagtgttgtcccagattagcctgtgcagtccgcaaattcTATTCATGGGCGATACCTTTCTGTCCAGACTGTTCTTTTTTCTTttgaaagagacttcctttaaacaaaaaaaatctcttaaatcAGAAagggtcgtccttgattagcccgtgaagactgcacagactcaaccgggacgatactttacacacatgcattaagccccattttcccagagtgcggctcAAAATATACCCGATTAaatcgggtcacggtgacctccTACCTCCGCCATTCGCGGGTTCCAAGCCCCCTTTCCGGTCTCGATTTCCTTCAACAGGTCAAGATCCATGGTTATCTTTACTTTCTCTCCGACGTTGAATCTCGCAGACGGCGACGGAGCAGTCATTGCGTTTTCAGCGGAAGTCGACGTCTTTGGCTGGGATGTCGGCGTCTTAGGCTGGTACCCACCGGTAGACCCCTTTGATGACGATGGTGGTGTATACCCGGTGGCTCCTAGAAGAGTGGGTTCCGGCTCCTGTGAGCGGGGGACAGGGGCTACGGGGGCTACTGCAGCTGGATGTGGTTCACTGCTGGCTTTCTTCGGTTGGCTGGCTTGTTCCATTTCTGGAGAACAAAAGATTACGAGATGCAGAAAGGTGTGTGGAGCGTTCAGAAGGACATCAGAGGGAAGTCGTATTACTAGTTCAATACAATGAGGGTAAAACTATTAATATCACAAAATGTGAGCACGAAACCTATATAGACCTTTGATCAGACTTTTCGAATGTGATATTATCTTCACTGGAAAGATTTTATAATACAGACATACGAGTTTGAAGtacatctatatatatataaatatatatcatgttTGAGAAAAACAAATATCCTATTAACAAAAAGCACAGACAAAGtcaaatacaatttattgttgAAAAGGTTCACAATCTGATGACGATTTTAAAACCGTTTTGCAAGTAAACGTTCCATTCAATTTTTATGTgcatctatatacatgtatatttatatatatttttaacgaaacttttattgttgttttccaGGCTTGGTGAAAAGTTTTCGAAAAATCATGGGATATCATACGTGAAATGTGTACAGCCTTACTAAGAACGGGAATGTGATCCTTGTAATAGTATCCACCGGACGCTGCCTTCACCGCAACTACGTCCTGGCGACCGTCGTATCCAAGGCGATACACGTTGGTGTAGCCGTTAGACCATGTGACCTCCGCGGCGTCACGGTCCGTGTCCGGACTGAAGTTGACGATCGCGATCACCTGACCGGGCTTGCCCTCGCCGCCTGTGGAGAATGGTGGTGTATGGtgttaaccatttgcatgctgggaaatttgttgtctgctaaaatgtcgtctgcagaatttctaaacttagcattttcttcgatttttttttcaaagaatactatcagaatagcaaacagttaggatcctgatgagacgccacgttctgtggcgtctcatctggatcttaactgtttgcaaaggctttcaaaattcggttccagcactgaaagagttaattaataataaagtCGCCTTGGCTTAGTGATTATGTAGTCCATctagcgaccggaaggtcacgggttcgatctccactgtgAGAACGATCTTTAAACCCCCAtgacaccatgtactggttctaccccaaacacggactcgagagcgttttaatGAGCCTCCGGAATTCGATGCAATCGAGCGAAAATAAATTGGTTTTTACTCATGTAGAATACGCAGAACTTGAGAGCAAATGTATAATCCCGCCATGATAGATAATCACATTTAAGCATTTAATTGTTCATGTATTGCGTATCAAATAGCTGTTATAAAGAATTTGAATCATAATTGAATATAATCGTATTACATGTACAGAACGTGACATGTTTCTTTTGCAAACGATGTTCGCTAGAGAAACACAAACAAATCAAGAGTTAAATGTACTTGTAAATTAAAAGTTATTAACAAGTAAATTAAATATTCAACGCGGTGCTAAAAAACCGACTAAGTGACATTGAATTTGaatcaaatatcatcatatagTTTGAAATGGAAGCATTGATTTGATATGAGACATGCCCGGAACCAGTCAAATATGTAAGCGAATGTCAGTGAGGTACCGTCTTGGTCCAGCCACCGCCAGTCGGGCCCGCGTTGAACCTGCGCGGTCTCGAATACTCCCATCGCCTTCAGACGCTTGCTGATCTCTCTCTTTGGGACCGTTTGGCTATGAAATGAATGGCCGGGAATTTAAAGAGACGTATACATCattctttttttgtttatttgaaatatttcataaatatggTATATGTACTAAGTTCAGAGGCTTTGAGCGTTTAGGACATGCATTAATTAGCCTTCTTGTTagaatatttaacccatttatgcctagtggactctcccatccttctaaattggatcaatttatttccaaaattagggatgtctattacatttatttctatatttagaatatttcttacagaaatttctttaagcaaacagcgcagaccctgatgagatgccgcatcatgctgcatctcatctgggtcttgcTGTTTGCCAAGATAATACATTGAATAATTATGTTCAAAAGCTTCCAGCGAGATGGCCACTAATAATTTGTCTGAAAACAGTCTGAATATATTTGAACAGCTATCTGACGGACCGAGATCCGCTGAGGGGAATCAGAAACAAAAACCCCCTGTCACGATCCAACAAAAGCGAAATATGATTTGGTGATGATGTAATTCAGACTCAGATTATACGAAGAGAGCAGTTCAGACGTGcgcaaataaaataacatacgAGAGTAACAATCTAAAACGAtccatttgttttattgtgaattGAGTTTTAATCCTGGATTAATCCTGGATGTTTTTGTTTACGTCAGATGATGTTTAGCCTGGCAATTGTGCAAGTCTCCGATCATGCGCGTTACCTGTTACTAAAAATGTCAAGCCGAAATGCGGCTGTCCgtttagcgcagtggttggtacacatgCTTCTCACCTTGACGACCCGGGTTCAACCCCCGTTCCCGGAAGCATCTGAGTTTGTTAAGTgatcaccataccggacaggtgagGTTTTCTTTTGGGGACCCCCACTTCCAACTCAAGATCATTTCACAATTTACAATTGTTCAGTTACAACTAAATAGCTGTTAACCGTAATTGTAGTTATAATTGAAAGTCAGTCCCTTccttcgtgagtctagtaagtgaATGACGTAGgcgagctgggacacactccgggtccacacataatgcagcctaggCGCGGAAAGACCTTATTAACCTCGAAATACACATACAGGCACTTAGccgaaaaacatgtttttaccCTTTGTCATAGTCCGGCGTGTCATAGCGTATGAAGTCAAGCTTGGTGTCGTGCTTGTCTCTGGTGTAGCAGTCGGTGCACAGCGCTACCTCCGGAGACTTCCGGCACACCCACAGCATGCCGAATATCCCGTTAACGCCGCAGCCACTGCACGTCCGGTCGTGCTTCACTCCTAAAGCAACAAATGACAGAGTAAAGGTAGAAAGACCAGTTACAACGTTCTATATGAAAATACAGTTGTATCATATGCACCAGTCGCACAACTTTTACAGCTCCGGGATGCAGACTTTTGCCTTTGTGGTCAATATATCGCTAGCTTTTATATTTTGGTGAAGTTTTTCGACGcacaagaaaaaaacattttacagtgTTAAGGTAGcacacctctaatgggcacatatccaaatataatctaattaattattttcttaatcagcatcatttcactgaactacatgcaaatttgtaggtaggctttccatgcttttttaaaaaatataccgattttttcaaaaccacccccacgctcggcttttgtccagtttattttcacccctggggtatataaaagttccataattcattcaaatttccaaatattggCATGCatttggtgtgtacagatgctgtaaaggtgtttaaagtttaaacaagatgaaaaaagtattcttttacagacatttattttttacaactttttatctatggaagagcgccatgaaatgtaagtgatttcagccaagtaaaaattgggtcggttaaaaacaaagtgtcataaaattcaaaatagtatcatttaagtcatatt from Dreissena polymorpha isolate Duluth1 chromosome 5, UMN_Dpol_1.0, whole genome shotgun sequence harbors:
- the LOC127882221 gene encoding E3 ubiquitin-protein ligase MIB2-like isoform X1, with the translated sequence MCFRMTLQVGIRVVRGPSWSPDFGDQDGGEGHVGTVVEICGVKEGDTYPQNCVIVQWDSGDRNVYRAGYENSYDLRVLDNASIGVKHDRTCSGCGVNGIFGMLWVCRKSPEVALCTDCYTRDKHDTKLDFIRYDTPDYDKGQTVPKREISKRLKAMGVFETAQVQRGPDWRWLDQDGGEGKPGQVIAIVNFSPDTDRDAAEVTWSNGYTNVYRLGYDGRQDVVAVKAASGGYYYKDHIPVLKMEQASQPKKASSEPHPAAVAPVAPVPRSQEPEPTLLGATGYTPPSSSKGSTGGYQPKTPTSQPKTSTSAENAMTAPSPSARFNVGEKVKITMDLDLLKEIETGKGAWNPRMAECIGRTGSVILVRNSDVTVDFDMAGKWAFDESVFTKVHTFTAGEKARVTNNLQNLKMLQNESCGWNEMMEKVVGQVGTVEEVDEDGDVVVAFDGDNTWTLNPEALTPCSDIDSETSLKQETGGDMSDLPEDQKMVVLMNSIAAGDTETVNSLITKNPHYILMEVKGQFPISVASAHGHIDVIRSLFTMGKDSLIEFEDAEKMTPLLHAIKGNKVDAVKFLVAEGANKSARNLNNQSGIHLAITTQNKLLLTTLIGLGFDINLKDMLGQTPLFDAILNGTAEVLTELLKQSHLNVDVVDNLSFTPFLTACKVGNLPAMRSILDRKRESLQQTHPDGGYSALHFAAMGGHMEAARLLVEECKADVNARASDGKTPVHVASMSVKGDMVEYLAHNGKYVCRYHSNHSLLLNSFSAETEC
- the LOC127882221 gene encoding E3 ubiquitin-protein ligase MIB2-like isoform X2 translates to MTLQVGIRVVRGPSWSPDFGDQDGGEGHVGTVVEICGVKEGDTYPQNCVIVQWDSGDRNVYRAGYENSYDLRVLDNASIGVKHDRTCSGCGVNGIFGMLWVCRKSPEVALCTDCYTRDKHDTKLDFIRYDTPDYDKGQTVPKREISKRLKAMGVFETAQVQRGPDWRWLDQDGGEGKPGQVIAIVNFSPDTDRDAAEVTWSNGYTNVYRLGYDGRQDVVAVKAASGGYYYKDHIPVLKMEQASQPKKASSEPHPAAVAPVAPVPRSQEPEPTLLGATGYTPPSSSKGSTGGYQPKTPTSQPKTSTSAENAMTAPSPSARFNVGEKVKITMDLDLLKEIETGKGAWNPRMAECIGRTGSVILVRNSDVTVDFDMAGKWAFDESVFTKVHTFTAGEKARVTNNLQNLKMLQNESCGWNEMMEKVVGQVGTVEEVDEDGDVVVAFDGDNTWTLNPEALTPCSDIDSETSLKQETGGDMSDLPEDQKMVVLMNSIAAGDTETVNSLITKNPHYILMEVKGQFPISVASAHGHIDVIRSLFTMGKDSLIEFEDAEKMTPLLHAIKGNKVDAVKFLVAEGANKSARNLNNQSGIHLAITTQNKLLLTTLIGLGFDINLKDMLGQTPLFDAILNGTAEVLTELLKQSHLNVDVVDNLSFTPFLTACKVGNLPAMRSILDRKRESLQQTHPDGGYSALHFAAMGGHMEAARLLVEECKADVNARASDGKTPVHVASMSVKGDMVEYLAHNGKYVCRYHSNHSLLLNSFSAETEC